The DNA sequence AATTTAAAAAACTTTGCAAAATCTATACCTGCAATATCTCTTTTTAATGAACTTAAAAATATGCCAGCAGTAATTGTGGCTGCAGGACCTTCATTAGATAAAAATATTATGTATTTGAAATGGATAAAAAATAAAGCGTTAATAATCGCAGTAGGAACAGTATTGAAAAAACTTTTAGCAGAAGGAATTGAGCCTGATATAATTGTTTCAGTAGATGGTGGAGAACCAAATTGGGAACATTTTAGTAGAATAGATTATGAAGAGATACCATTAGCATATGAGCCAATGTTAAATCCTAAAATTTCTTCTAAACATAAAGGAATAAAAGTAGGGTTTGTTACCCAAGATGTGGTGAGTGCTTGGGCAGAAAAAATATTAGGGGAAATGGGATTTGTAAAAAGTGGAGGAACAGTTGCAATTTCATCATATGATTTTGCAATAAAACTTGGTTGTAATCCAATAATTTTATTAGGGCAAGATTTGGCTTATAGTGGTGGAAAATCACATGTATCTTCTACAGTATATGAAAATGATGAAGTGAAAGAAGAGAGCGAAGACATTCATCAAATGGAAGTTTTAGATATATTTAATGAAAAAATTTTAACAGATAGAAAATTTTTTACATTTAAGCAATATTTTGAAAGATTTATTGCAGGGGATAAAGCTGGAAATAATATGTTAAAAATTATTGATGCAACTGAAGGAGGAGCAAAAATATCAGGGACTGAAATAATGACATTAAAAGATGTATATTTCAAATATATAGCTGATAAAAATATAGATTTTAGAAAAATTTTAGAATCAAAAATAGATACTATTGATTTTAATGAGAGATTAAAAAAGATAGAAGATGGAAAAAAAGATTTAAAAAGCAAATTGATAAAATTTTTAAAAATTGTAGAAAAGGGGATAAAAGTAATAAATAAATTACAAAAAAATCCGAACAAAGTTTTTTCAGATAAATTAGATAAAATAGATATAGAATTAAAAAAAGAGTTAGAAGTTTCTTTTTTTATAACATATATTACTCAACCAATAATATCAACAGTTATAAAAGAAAAGGTTAATAATAAGGATTTGAACGATATATTAAAATCAAATTTAAAATTATATAAAGGGATTAAAGAGGCAGTTGAATATACTTTGGAGTGTTTGGGGGAAGAATAATGAATGAAAAGATATTAGTTGTAGATGATGAGCCATACATTAGGAAAATTCTAAAATATACTTTAGATAAATCAGGCTACATGGTTGAAGAATGTGAAGATGTATATGAGGCAGAAGAACTTTTAAAATCTAAAAATTATGATTTAATTTTAACAGATTTGATGATGCCAATAAAAAGTGGCTTAGATTTAGTTAGATTTGTAAGAAGTGAACTAAAATTAGATAAACAAAAAATTATAATATTATCAGCTAAAGGGATGGAAAACGATATTAAATTAGCTAAAGAATTAGAGGTGAGTTATTACATAATGAAACCTTTTGAAGTGGGAAGAATAATAAAAAAAATACGAATGGTTTTAGATGGAGAGATATAATGATATATTTAAATGGAAAGATTGAAGAAGAATCCAAAATATTAAAAGCTATTGAATATGGGTATGGGTTATTTGAAACAATAGGTGGCAAAGGAGAAAAATTATATTTTTTTGAAGAACATTTTAATAGATTGAAGAATGGAATTAATAGAATAGGGTTAAATTTGAAATATGATATTGAATATCTGTATAATATAGTCGAAGATTTGATTATGTTAGAAAATATAGAAAAAGATGAAGAATTTAAAGTTAAGGTTATTGTAGCAGAAGATCTATTTTACGTTTCTTTAAATAAAATTAAACTTAGAGAAGAAAAAAATGGTATTAAAGTTGGATTAATTAAAAGTTATTTTCAAAATGAATTGGGATTTTTGAAAAGTTTAAACTATATGAATAATATTTTGGCTAGAAAAGAGTTGAAAAAAAACAGTTATTATGAAGGTGTTTTTATTAATAGAAATCGACATATAACAGAAGGTACAATTAGCAATATATTTTTCATAAAAGAAGATAAAATTTTTACACCTAGCTTAGATTTAAATATATTAAATGGAATAATTAGAAGCAAAATTATTGAAATATCCAAATTAAATAATATTAAAATTGAAGAAGGGCATTATTATTATGATGAATTATTAGAGGCAGATTCGATATTTTTTACTAATTCTTTAATGAAAAATGGTTTGTTATGGGTTAAAGAGATAGATAATAAATTAAAGCAAAAACATGAGTTTATAACTAAAATTGAAAATGAATATAAAAAAATATTGCAAAAATGAAAGAGGTGTTTAAAATAAGTCTGAAAATAACTTTAAAGTCGAAAGTTATAATTATATATATTATAATTATAATAGCTTTTATTGTAGCAATTTATCAACTTTCGATGATACAAATTTTTAACAATAAATTTTGGAAAAAAGAGGCTTATAACCAATATTATCAAAACGGAACTCCAATTGGGCATAGAGGGAAAATAGAAACATTAAATGGAGAAGAAATTGCATATGATATACCAATGTATCAAATTATATTGGATCCAACACAAATAGAAAATGGGAAAGAAGAAAAAGCCTCAGCTATTTTGTCTGAAAATTTAAAATTAGATAAAAAGCAAATCTTAAGAACTATATTAGATAAAAAAAGTAAAAAAAGTAAATATTATAAAGTTGGAAAATCAATTTCTGTAGAAACAGAATCAAAAATAAAAAAATTATTTATTAAAAATAAAATAAATGGATTTTTTGTAGGAGAAGATACAAAAAGAATATATCCAAATTTTTATATTTTTAATAGCATAACTGGATTTGTAGGCGGGGATAAAAAAGGAAAATATGGAATAGAAAAAATGTTTGATAAAAGATTAAAAGGAGCAAAAGGATTTTCAAGAGTATCTAAATTTAAAGAAAAATATAGTTTATCTTTTGGCGGAAAAGAGGAGTTTATAAGTCCAAAAGATGGACAGACAATAGTTTTAACAATTGATTATACAATGCAGCATATTTTATATGAAGAGATGTATAAAATGTTTGAAGAAACAAAATCAAATTGGGCGGCAGGGGTTATTGTAGAAGCTAATACAGGAAAAATATTAGCAATGGTGTCTTTACCAGCAACAGACAATAAAGTATATATAAAAAATAATGTGATATATAATACTTATGAGCCAGGGTCAGTTTTTAAACCATTAATAATGGGAGCAGCATTAGATGAAGGGATTGTTAAACCAGATGATATATTTTACTGTCCTGGTAAAATAAAAGTTTATGATCGTACAATTAAAGATCATGATAATTCAACAATAGGATATCTTACATTAAAAAAGATTATATCTAAATCTAGTAATGTAGGAATGGTTCAGATTGGCGAAAGATTTAGCAAAACCTCTTTTAATAATTGGCTACATAGGTATGGATTTGGTGCTCCAACAGGAATAAAATTATTCAAAGAAAGTTCATTGAAAATAGGAAATCCTAAAAAATGGAGTGGAGTAAAAATACCTACTATGAGTTTTGGGCAAGGGATTGCAGTTACTCCAATACAATTAGCAATGGCACTTACATCTGTTGTAAATGGTGGTATATTATATAAGCCCAGAATAGTAGAGCGAATAGAAGATGGAGATATTATTTTTGATAATAATAAACCAGAAATAAGAAACAGAACTATTTCAAAAGAAACATCTGAATTAATAAAAACATATTTAAGAGATGTAGTAGAAAATGGGACTGGAAAAAATGCTAAAATAGAAGGATATGATATTGGTGGAAAAACAGGTACATCTCAAAAAGCTGAAAATGGAAAATATGGTAAAGGAAAGTATACAGCATCTTTTGTAGGAGTATTACCATTAAAAAAACCTAAATATGTAGCTTTAGTTGTTTATGATGAACCAAAAGGTAAAAAAATATATGGTGGGCAAATAGCAGCCCCTGTTATAAAAAACGTATTTGAAAGAATAGCTAAATATAAAGATATTTTACCAAATAATTTAGAAACTAAAACAGTTATACTAAACGGAGAGACAGCAATTGAAAATAGTGAGATAAAAGCAGACAATAGTAATATAAAGAATTATATGCCAAATTTAATTGGTAAAACTAAAAGAGAAGCTTTAGGTGAAATAAGTAATATAACTCAAAATGTAGAAATAGAAGGAGAAGGAAAAATAACTTTTCAGAGTCCTAAACCAGGAACACCTAAAAATAAAATTGATAAGGTTTACTTGAAATTTCAGGAAAAATAATTAACTGAAAGTTATATAGGAATGGCTTAAAAATAACATTCCCATTTTGTTTTAAAATACGCAATGTTTTAGGAATGATTTAAAAACAACCTTTTTATTTTGTTTTAAAATACGCAATGGTTCAAGCGTTTTTATAACAAAAGATATAAAATTATTTTTAAACATTCTTTAAGCGTTTTTATAAAAAAATATGAGAACATTATTTTTTAAACGTTCCATAGTAAAAAAACTTTTAAATTAGAAATAATTGTGATATAATTAATTATGAATATCTTAAAAAGAATCTTCCTATTTTGTTATAAAATATGCAAATAATTAGCTGTTTTTATAAAAAAATATGAGAAACCTATTTTTGTTACTTAGGAGATAATAAAATAATGAAAGAATTAGGAATATATGATTTAAATATAGTAGAATTTTATAAAAAAAACATAAAATCTTTTAATAAAGAATTTGTGATATTAGATTCTCCAAGTGCAGATAAATTGTCAAATTTTTCTTATATAGTTGGTGAATTTAAAAGTAAAATAATAATAAAAGATAACAAAATATTTGTTGATAATATAGAAATAATTGAAGGAGATATATTTGATGTTTTGAGAAAAATAAAATCAGAAAATATGAACTGTGTAGAAAACATAGAGTTTTTAAATAATGTTTTTACAGGTGGATATATATCTATTATTTCTTATGAATTTAATAAATATATAGAGGATATAGATATAACTACAATAGATGATCTGAAATTACCAGATGCTATTTTTGTAATACCACAGTTAATTATTATAAGAGATGAAAAGAAAAATAAATTTTATGAAATAAATTTTACAAAAGAAAAATTCGATTGGGATTTTAATTTTAAGAACAAAAAAAAATTAAAAACAGAATTAGAAGATATTGATTATAAAAAATTAAAAAGCTATAATGTCAATATGGAAAAAAATAAATTTTATAATATTGTAAAAAAAGCGAAAGAGTATATTAAGGCAGGCGATATATTTCAAGTAAATTTGAGTCAAAGATTTTCTTGTGATATAGAGTCAAAAGATCAATTTAAATTATATGAGATTTTAAGAGATATAAATCCATCACCTTTTGCTTCATTTGCAAAATTTAAAGAGTTTACATTGATAAGTCAATCACCAGAAAGATTAATTAGTTTAAATGGTGATAAAGTAGAAACTAGGCCAATTGCAGGCACAAGAAGAAAAGAAGATAATACAGAAGCAATAATGGAATCGGAATTAATAATGAGTGAAAAAGAGAGAGCAGAACATATTATGCTTGTAGATTTAGAAAGAAATGATATAGGTAGAGTCTGTGAATATGGAACTGTTAAAGTTGATGAATTAATGGAAATTGAAAAATATTCACATGTAATGCATATTGTTTCTAATGTTATAGGTAAATTAAATAAAAAATATGATGAATTTGATTTGTTAAAGGCAGTTTTTCCAGGAGGGACAATTACAGGAGCTCCTAAAATAAGATGTATGGAAATAATAAATGAATTAGAGCCAACAAGAAGGAGTTTTTATACAGGAAGTATTGGCTATATAGGGTTTAATAAAATTATGGATTTAAATATAATAATTAGAAGCTTTATTAAGAAAAATAAAAATATCTTTTTTCAAGTAGGCGCAGGGATAGTATATGACTCTATTCCAGAGAGGGAATATAAAGAAACAATAAATAAAGCAAGAGCAATGATTGTATCATTTGAAACGTTAATAAACCAAAATAAAATAAGAGGTGATGAAGAATGATGGCAAAAGGGAAAATTTTTTATTTAGATGATGAACCTGAGCTTTTGGAATTTGTAGAATTTGTATTAAAAAGATATAAATATGATGTAATAGTAAAAGAAAAATGGGATGATAAATATTTAGATGAATTAGAAGATGTAGATATGATAATATTAGATATAATGTTTCCAGAAGGGCAACCTGATGGCTATGAAGTATGTAGAAGAATAAAAGGAATTGAAAAATTAGGGAATATACCAATTTATATGTTTTCAGCAAAAGCATTTTCTGAAGATAAAGAAGAAGCTTTAGAAAATGGTGCAGATGGTTTTATAGAAAAACCTGTTCCAATAGATAATTTAGTTAAGTTAGTCGAAAAAGTTGTAGAGGAGAAAAAGAAAAATGATTTTATTGATTGATAATTATGATTCTTTTACTTACAATATAGTACAATATTTGGGAATGTTAGGAGAAGATGTAAAAGTATATAGAAATGATAAAATATCTATTGAAGAAATAGAAAAAATAAAACCAGAAGCAATAGTAATATCGCCTGGACCTTGTACTCCAAATGAAGCAGGAATATCATTAGAAGTTGTAAAACAATTAAAAGGAAAATATCCAATTTTTGGAGTATGTCTTGGGCATCAAACGATTGGCCAAGCTTTTGGTGCAGAAATAATTAGAGCATCGAGAATAATGCATGGTAAAATTTCAAAAATAAATCATTTAGATAAAGGTGTTTTTAATGGTTTGAAAAATCCAATTGAGGCTACTAGATATCATTCTTTAATTATAAAAAATGGAACTTTACCTGATGAAGTAGAAGTTACTGCATGGACTAAAGAAGATGAAATAATGGCAATAAAACATAAAAAATATTTAATAGAAGGAGTTCAATTTCATCCAGAATCTATTTTAACTGAGGATGGATTAAAAATGTTAGAGAACTTCATGAAGGAAGTTAGAAAATAGATGAGATATTATTCACTTTATGTTAGCGATACAAAGACTACTTATTTTACATATGGAGATAAAAATAATGAATTTGAAGTTGGGGAATGGGTTTTTGTAAATTTTAGAAATAAGAAAAAGGCAGCATTAATATTATTTGAAGAGGAAGAAAGAGAATTTAAATTTAAAGTAAAAAATATTATAGAAAAAATACCTGATGAAATAAAAATTGATTCTAAAATGATAGAACTTTTCTTATGGATTAGTGATTATTATTTAACAGAATTTGGAGAGGTATTAACAGCAGCAATACCTAAAAATGTAAAGATAAAATATAGATATAAATATTTTTATAATGCTAGCAACAGACTTTTTGAAATGCCATTAGAAACAGAAAAACAGGCTTTTATAGATTATATAAAAAAAAGAGGAAATGCAGCAAAATCTACACTTATTTCAAAATTTGGCAAAAAATTATTAGATGAATTTGAAAAGAAAAACATGGTAACTTTAAAAAAAGAAGTTTTAAATAAAAATAATAATTTTTATGATAAAAGTGAATATAGTATAAAAATAAATAAAACATCTGATTTGACAAATGAACAGAAAAATGCTAAATATAAAATCTCTAGTTCTAATAAAAAGTATTTTTTATTAAAAGGGATAACAGGTTCAGGTAAAACGGAAATATATATTAAGTTAATACAAGAAGCTTTAGAAAATGGAGATGGAGCTATATTTCTTATACCTGAAATCTCTTTGACACCTCAAATGACAGAGAGATTAAAGAGAAGTTTTGAAGATAAAATAGCTATTTTACATAGTAGATTATCTGATATGGAAAGAGGAAAAGAATGGAGAGATATATATTTAGGAAATAAAAGAGTAGTTGTTGGAGTACGTTCAGCAATTTTTTCCCCAATAAAAAATTTAAAATATATAATAGTGGATGAAGAACATGAAACTACATATAAACAGGAATCAGAACCTAGATATAATGCAAAGTATGTAGCTATAAAAAGAGCAGAACTAGAAGGGTGTAAAGTAATATTTGGAAGTGCAACACCATCAATAGAAAGTTATTATTTTGCAAAAACAGGAGTTTTCGAATTAATAGAATTAAAAAATAGATATAATAATGCGAAATTACCTAAAATTGAGATAGTGGATATGAAAGATGAAAAGCAGGATAATTTTAGTGAAAAATTATTACAAGAGATATCTAAAAGGCTAAGAAAAAAAGAGCAAGTATTAATATTTTTAAATAGAAAAGGGTATTCAAATTTTATTCAATGTAAAGAGTGTGGACATGTTGAAACTTGTGAGGATTGTTCTGTATCATTATCATATCATAAAAAAGAAAATAAACTAAAGTGCAATTACTGTGGGAAAGAGCAAGTTTTTTTAGGTAGTTGTAGCAAGTGCGGAAGTAAAAAATTAAAATATTATGGGAAGGGTACTGAGAAATTAGAATACGATTTAAAAGAGTATTTTAAAGATGTAAATATATTAAGAGTTGATTCTGAAACAGTAAAAGAAAAAGGAAGCTATGAAAGAATATATAAAGATTTTTTAGATGGAAAATATGAAATTTTATTAGGAACTCAAATTATAGCAAAGGGATTTCATTTTCCAAATATTACATTAGTTGGAATAGTGTCAGCGGATTCTACTTTGAATTTTCCAGATTTTAGAGCAGGAGAAAGGACATTTCAATTAATAGTGCAATCATCAGGAAGAGCTGGAAGAGGCAAAAAGGATGGAGAAGTATTAATACAAACATACATACCTGAACATTATGTTATACAAAAATCTTTAACAGTAGATTATGATGGATTTTATGAAGAGGAGATTAATTTAAGAAAAGAATTAGAGTATCCACCTTTTGGTAAGATTATAAATATAATAATATCATCTGTTGAAGAATCAGAACTATTTGAAAAAGCAAACGAATTTTATAACTTAATTAAAAATAGCGAACTTGAAATATATGGACCATTTGAAGCACCTATTTACAAAATTAAAAATAGATATAGATATCAAATTTTTATAAAAGGTGAAAGAAAAGAGATAAATAATTTAAAAAAGCAATTAAAAAAAGAGTATAATAAATTTAAAATAAAAAATAAAAATGTTAGGATTACAATTGATGTAGATCCAGTTAATATGGCTTAGGAGGAAAAAATGATTTTAGAGATAAAAAAATATGGAGACCCAGTATTAAGGAAAAAATCTATTGAAGTAGAAAAAATAGATGAGAATTTGAAACAACTGTTAAAAGATATGATAGAAACAATGTATGATGCACCAGGAGTGGGGTTAGCAGCTCCTCAAATTGGAATAAATAAAAAAGTTGTAATAATAGATACTGATGGAAAATTAAGAAAAATAATAAATCCTGTAATTCTTGAAAGATTTGGAGAGGAAGAGATTGCAGAAGAAGGATGTTTAAGTATTCCAAATATAT is a window from the Haliovirga abyssi genome containing:
- a CDS encoding motility associated factor glycosyltransferase family protein: MKNLQGKNIKLYKMLKELDNSCEEVEVISTKNGEYTAKLNGKFLHSKYNPYKEAEKVISNYSIKEKKVVTLFGIGFGYYLEEILKHIKSDTKIFIIEENLCLLKKLFEIRNFDKMLLNENIFIYHTSQKFEFIYKLEENLKVGFALDYEVIVHKVESEFYSKEYNEFISEMKNSLSNNLVNTATIFEFSKMWQKNRFMNLKNFAKSIPAISLFNELKNMPAVIVAAGPSLDKNIMYLKWIKNKALIIAVGTVLKKLLAEGIEPDIIVSVDGGEPNWEHFSRIDYEEIPLAYEPMLNPKISSKHKGIKVGFVTQDVVSAWAEKILGEMGFVKSGGTVAISSYDFAIKLGCNPIILLGQDLAYSGGKSHVSSTVYENDEVKEESEDIHQMEVLDIFNEKILTDRKFFTFKQYFERFIAGDKAGNNMLKIIDATEGGAKISGTEIMTLKDVYFKYIADKNIDFRKILESKIDTIDFNERLKKIEDGKKDLKSKLIKFLKIVEKGIKVINKLQKNPNKVFSDKLDKIDIELKKELEVSFFITYITQPIISTVIKEKVNNKDLNDILKSNLKLYKGIKEAVEYTLECLGEE
- a CDS encoding response regulator gives rise to the protein MNEKILVVDDEPYIRKILKYTLDKSGYMVEECEDVYEAEELLKSKNYDLILTDLMMPIKSGLDLVRFVRSELKLDKQKIIILSAKGMENDIKLAKELEVSYYIMKPFEVGRIIKKIRMVLDGEI
- a CDS encoding aminotransferase class IV; translation: MIYLNGKIEEESKILKAIEYGYGLFETIGGKGEKLYFFEEHFNRLKNGINRIGLNLKYDIEYLYNIVEDLIMLENIEKDEEFKVKVIVAEDLFYVSLNKIKLREEKNGIKVGLIKSYFQNELGFLKSLNYMNNILARKELKKNSYYEGVFINRNRHITEGTISNIFFIKEDKIFTPSLDLNILNGIIRSKIIEISKLNNIKIEEGHYYYDELLEADSIFFTNSLMKNGLLWVKEIDNKLKQKHEFITKIENEYKKILQK
- a CDS encoding penicillin-binding protein, coding for MFKISLKITLKSKVIIIYIIIIIAFIVAIYQLSMIQIFNNKFWKKEAYNQYYQNGTPIGHRGKIETLNGEEIAYDIPMYQIILDPTQIENGKEEKASAILSENLKLDKKQILRTILDKKSKKSKYYKVGKSISVETESKIKKLFIKNKINGFFVGEDTKRIYPNFYIFNSITGFVGGDKKGKYGIEKMFDKRLKGAKGFSRVSKFKEKYSLSFGGKEEFISPKDGQTIVLTIDYTMQHILYEEMYKMFEETKSNWAAGVIVEANTGKILAMVSLPATDNKVYIKNNVIYNTYEPGSVFKPLIMGAALDEGIVKPDDIFYCPGKIKVYDRTIKDHDNSTIGYLTLKKIISKSSNVGMVQIGERFSKTSFNNWLHRYGFGAPTGIKLFKESSLKIGNPKKWSGVKIPTMSFGQGIAVTPIQLAMALTSVVNGGILYKPRIVERIEDGDIIFDNNKPEIRNRTISKETSELIKTYLRDVVENGTGKNAKIEGYDIGGKTGTSQKAENGKYGKGKYTASFVGVLPLKKPKYVALVVYDEPKGKKIYGGQIAAPVIKNVFERIAKYKDILPNNLETKTVILNGETAIENSEIKADNSNIKNYMPNLIGKTKREALGEISNITQNVEIEGEGKITFQSPKPGTPKNKIDKVYLKFQEK
- a CDS encoding anthranilate synthase component I family protein translates to MKELGIYDLNIVEFYKKNIKSFNKEFVILDSPSADKLSNFSYIVGEFKSKIIIKDNKIFVDNIEIIEGDIFDVLRKIKSENMNCVENIEFLNNVFTGGYISIISYEFNKYIEDIDITTIDDLKLPDAIFVIPQLIIIRDEKKNKFYEINFTKEKFDWDFNFKNKKKLKTELEDIDYKKLKSYNVNMEKNKFYNIVKKAKEYIKAGDIFQVNLSQRFSCDIESKDQFKLYEILRDINPSPFASFAKFKEFTLISQSPERLISLNGDKVETRPIAGTRRKEDNTEAIMESELIMSEKERAEHIMLVDLERNDIGRVCEYGTVKVDELMEIEKYSHVMHIVSNVIGKLNKKYDEFDLLKAVFPGGTITGAPKIRCMEIINELEPTRRSFYTGSIGYIGFNKIMDLNIIIRSFIKKNKNIFFQVGAGIVYDSIPEREYKETINKARAMIVSFETLINQNKIRGDEE
- a CDS encoding response regulator transcription factor; protein product: MMAKGKIFYLDDEPELLEFVEFVLKRYKYDVIVKEKWDDKYLDELEDVDMIILDIMFPEGQPDGYEVCRRIKGIEKLGNIPIYMFSAKAFSEDKEEALENGADGFIEKPVPIDNLVKLVEKVVEEKKKNDFID
- a CDS encoding anthranilate synthase component II, whose translation is MILLIDNYDSFTYNIVQYLGMLGEDVKVYRNDKISIEEIEKIKPEAIVISPGPCTPNEAGISLEVVKQLKGKYPIFGVCLGHQTIGQAFGAEIIRASRIMHGKISKINHLDKGVFNGLKNPIEATRYHSLIIKNGTLPDEVEVTAWTKEDEIMAIKHKKYLIEGVQFHPESILTEDGLKMLENFMKEVRK
- the priA gene encoding replication restart helicase PriA produces the protein MRYYSLYVSDTKTTYFTYGDKNNEFEVGEWVFVNFRNKKKAALILFEEEEREFKFKVKNIIEKIPDEIKIDSKMIELFLWISDYYLTEFGEVLTAAIPKNVKIKYRYKYFYNASNRLFEMPLETEKQAFIDYIKKRGNAAKSTLISKFGKKLLDEFEKKNMVTLKKEVLNKNNNFYDKSEYSIKINKTSDLTNEQKNAKYKISSSNKKYFLLKGITGSGKTEIYIKLIQEALENGDGAIFLIPEISLTPQMTERLKRSFEDKIAILHSRLSDMERGKEWRDIYLGNKRVVVGVRSAIFSPIKNLKYIIVDEEHETTYKQESEPRYNAKYVAIKRAELEGCKVIFGSATPSIESYYFAKTGVFELIELKNRYNNAKLPKIEIVDMKDEKQDNFSEKLLQEISKRLRKKEQVLIFLNRKGYSNFIQCKECGHVETCEDCSVSLSYHKKENKLKCNYCGKEQVFLGSCSKCGSKKLKYYGKGTEKLEYDLKEYFKDVNILRVDSETVKEKGSYERIYKDFLDGKYEILLGTQIIAKGFHFPNITLVGIVSADSTLNFPDFRAGERTFQLIVQSSGRAGRGKKDGEVLIQTYIPEHYVIQKSLTVDYDGFYEEEINLRKELEYPPFGKIINIIISSVEESELFEKANEFYNLIKNSELEIYGPFEAPIYKIKNRYRYQIFIKGERKEINNLKKQLKKEYNKFKIKNKNVRITIDVDPVNMA
- the def gene encoding peptide deformylase, whose protein sequence is MILEIKKYGDPVLRKKSIEVEKIDENLKQLLKDMIETMYDAPGVGLAAPQIGINKKVVIIDTDGKLRKIINPVILERFGEEEIAEEGCLSIPNIYEKVKRPSKVKVKYLNEDGLEVTEEADGLLARAFQHEIDHLDGVLFVDKVSNIRKRLISNKLAKLKREALKALAKEK